The DNA segment TTCCGTCCGATTCGGAAGCCTGACATCCGTACGCCAGAAGAAGCCCTGGCAGAGCAGCAGCCACAGCCAGGCGGCGAGTGATCCGGCGGCGGTCCACGCGATGGCGCTCACGCGCGAAGTCTGCCCCACCCGGGGGCTCGTAAGGGCGGATCGACTATCGTGGCCGGGTGAAGATCGCGCTGATGGACTCCGGAATCGGCTTGCTCGCGGCCACCGCCGCAGTACGGCGTCTGCGACCCGACGCAGATCTCGTGCTCTCACTCGACCCGGACGGCATGCCCTGGGGACCCAGGACTCCCGAAGATCTCACTCAGCGTGCCGTGGCCGTCGCCGACGCCGCCGCCGCGCACCGCCCCGATGTGCTGATCATCGGCTGCAACACGGCATCCGTGCACGCGCTGCCCACGGTGCGCGCCCGCCTCGAACCAGCCATTCCGGTCATCGGCACGGTCCCGGCGATCAAACCGGCCGCGGCCGGGGGCGGCCCCGTCGCGATCTGGGCCACGCCCGCCACCACCGGCAGCCCCTACCAGCGTGGGCTCATCAAGGACTTCGCCGATGGCGTCACCGTCACCGAGGTGCCGTGCTTCGGGCTCGCCGAGGCGGTCGAGCACGCGGACCAGACGGCGATCGAGGCCGCCGTCGCCGCGGCCGCCGCGCTGACCCCCGAGGACGTGACGACCGTCGTCCTGGGCTGCACGCACTACGAACTCGTCTCGGACCGCATCCGCGCCGCCGTCCAGCGCCCCGGCTTTCCGCCGCTCGTCCTGCACGGCTCCGCCGGAGCGGTCGCCGCACAGGCGCTGCGCCGACTGGGCGAACAGCCCGCCCCCACGGCTGAAGCGAACGGCACCCTGACGGTGCTGCTGAGCGGCCGCGAGGGAACGCTCCCCGAGCCCGCTCTCGCCTACGACGAAGGCCGTCTCCTGCGGGCGATCAGCCCCGCCCGGTAACCGGCGGTCACCAAGCGGACGCGCGTGGTCCGTGGTGGCCCGGTCGGCGCATTCACGCTCTGCAGCGCGGTACCAGCGGAGCGAAACCTGAGTAACCTCATAGGCATGAGGGACCACCCCCACGGCAGGAAACCGCACCCCGATGTCTGGACCGGGCGGGCGACCAACCGGGTCCAATGGCTGCTGGCGCTCGTCGGCGGCGCTTGCATGGCGCTCGGGATCGAGCTGGCCATCGACTCGCCGTGGACGGACGGCATCCTCCCGCTCGTCATGGCCGTCGTCGGCTGCATCGCGGCCGGGCTGCTGGTCCTCTTCGGCACTCTGGCGTTCGTGCACGTCGCCCTGAGGGTCGACCAGGAGTGCCTCGAGGTGCGCTGCGGCCACATCGGTGTGCCGCGCCGCCGAATCCCCCTGTCCGAGGTGGTGGGCGCCGACTTCGTCCCGCTCGTCACGCCGCGTCACTGGGGCGGCTGGGGCTACCGGTGGCGGCCCGAGAAGGGCACCGCGGTCGTCGTACGGCGTGGTGAGGGCCTGGTGCTGCAACTGTGGGACGGGCACACGTTCACGGTCACCGTGGACGACGCGGAGGCAGCCGTACGCGTCATCAGGGACCGGCTGCCGACCCGGACGGCCGACACGGCGCTCTGAGAATGTCCCCGCGAGGCGGCCCCCGACGGCCCTGTGTGTCTGCGGACCCCTTTATCTCGCCCCGAGTCATGAGATCGGCCGCTCGCCACGCGCGGGTGCGTTGAGCTCACGCGGCGACGGCACCCCGGCGATCGGACGGGCCGTGGCCAGTCCGGCCAGCAGGCCGGCGCCCACCGACACGGTGGTGAAGCTGAGCGCATTGCCGACCGCCGCGATCGCCGCCAGTGCCGTCAGGGCCGCGCCCGCGGTGAGCGCGACCGGGGTGGGGCGCGCGGTCCGCCACAGCGCGAACAGCATCCAGCAGAACGCCGCTGCCAGCAGCAGCACACCGATGACTCCCTGCTCCGCCGCCTGCTGCAACAGCGCCGAGTGCGGCTTGCCGTCGGACGGCAGCGTCTCGCCCGCCGTCGTACTGAGCTCCCCGAAGCGCCCTGGGCCCGCGCCCAGGACGGGGTCCCGGCCCGCCAGGTGCGCGGCGTCGTGCCACAGCTCGATCCGGTGCCGGGTGAGCTGACCCTCCAGCCAGGCGGCGAGTCCGTCGGGCGCCACGTTGCTCGCGACCGTCCAGGTCAGGCCGGTGACCGCCGTCGCGCCCAGGGCCAGCCCGGCGATGCCCACGCCGCGATGGCGGAGGTGGCCGGCGGCGAGCGAGCACAGCACTACGGCGCAGCAGGCGACGAAGCCGCTGGTCGAGCCCAGCACCGCCGCGGTCACCGCGATTCCGGCGGCCAGCGCGCGTAGGCCGAGTCGCAGGGCCGGTGCCGAGGCCGTCCAGGCGGCGCAGCACGCGGCGCCGGCGGAGAGAGTCAGTACGGCTGCGGTGGCCCCGGCGTGGCCCAGTGGGACGTCGATCCGGGGCCCGGGGGAGAGGTGCGGAACGGCCAGGGTCAGGCTCACTCCGGCCAGTGCTCCGGCGCACGGCGCGGCGACGGGCAGGAGCGCCCCGCTGATCCGGCCCGCGGCATAACCGGCGGACACGGCGAGGATCGCGAGCAGGACACCCTCGGGGCGGCCGTCGTGCACGGCAGCCGAGATGAGCGACCAGGCGGCGCAGGCCCCCAGAACCACTACGCCCGTCGCGTCAGAAACGTTTCGCCTGTCGTCGTCCTCATCCGGACCTGCCGCAGACGTCATCCCCGTGACATCCACCCCGCCCCCCGAACCCGGTCCCCCGACCTGTGACGGGCCTCGGCCGCCCGGACCTGACCGGCCGGTACGACTGAGGCTCCGGCATACCGTAACGGGTGATGGGCGATTTGTGGACGTGTCGTGCAGGAACGATGCGTCACAGGAAAGACCGGGGGATCGGGGGACGCACCGTTCGAGTCGGCCCGGGGCGGACGGACCGGACCGTGCGTGCGGGCCGGGGCCCTGTGCCCAGGCGCGCGTGCACAGCCCCGGCTGCTGTCGGACCGCGCTGTCGGACCCAAGGTCGGCCGCCGTACACTCCCGGAGTGACCGTCACCGCAACTTCCGTGGGCGAGTCGGACCAGTTGGAGCCGCAGATCGCGACCGCGTCGCGCGCGGCACGGCTGGCACGCCGCCTGGTTCCGGCCCTCGCCGCGGCGCTCTCCGGAGTGCTGCTCTACGTCAGTTTCCCGCCCCGCACCCTGTGGTGGCTGGCCCTGCCGGCCTTCGCCGTCTTCGGCTGGGTGCTGCGCGGCCGCAGCTGGAAGGCGGCCTTCGGCCTCGGCTATCTCTTCGGCCTGGGCTTCCTGCTGCCCCTGCTGGTGTGGACCGGCGTGGAGGTCGGACCCGGTCCCTGGCTCGCGTTGGTCGTGATCGAGGCGATCTTCGTCGCGCTGGTGGGCGTGGGTGTCGCCGCGGTGTCGAAGCTGCCTGGCTGGCCGGTGTGGGCGGCGGCGCTGTGGATCGCCGGAGAAGCGGCACGCGCGCGTGCGCCCTTCAACGGCTTCCCCTGGGGCAAGATCGCGTTCGGCCAGGCCGAGGGCGTCTTCCTGCCGCTCGCCGCGGTGGGCGGCACACCCGTGCTCGGCTTCGCGGTCGTCCTGTGCGGGTTCGGCCTGTACGAGGTCGTACGCCTGGCTGTCCAGGCGCAGCGCACACGGGCCGTACAGCGGTCCGCCGCTGCGGTCGCCCTGCTGAGCGTGGCCGTACCGGTGGTGGGCGCGGTGGCCGCCCGACCCCTGGTCAGCGACAAGGCGGAGGACGGCACCGCGACGGTCGCGGTCATCCAGGGCAATGTGCCGCGCGCGGGCCTGGACTTCAACGCCCAGCGGCGGGCCGTACTGGACTACCACGCGCGTGAGACCGAGCGCCTGGCCGCCGAGGTCAAGGCGGGCAAGGCAGACCGGCCCGACTTCGTGCTCTGGCCCGAGAACTCCTCGGACATCGACCCGTTCGCCAACGCCGACGCCCGCGCCGTCATCGACACGGCCGCCAAGGCGATCGGCGCGCCCATCTCCGTCGGCGGTGTGGTGGAGCGGGACGGCAAGCTGCTCAACGAGCAGATCCTGTGGGATCCGGTCAAGGGACCCGGCGACACCTACGACAAGCGGCAGATCCAGCCGTTCGGCGAGTACCTGCCGCTGCGCTCGCTGGTCGGGGCGATCAACGAGAACTGGACCTCCATGGTCCGCAAGGACTTCAGCCGCGGCAGCGAGCCCGGCGTGTTCACCATGGACGGCGCCAAGGTCGGCCTCGTCACCTGCTACGAGGCCGCCTTCGACTGGACCGTGCGCTCCGAGGTCGTCGACGGCGCCCAGATGATCTCCGTGCCGAGCAACAACGCGACCTTCGACCGCAGCGAGATGACCTACCAGCAGCTCGCCATGTCCCGCGTCCGTGCGGTCGAGCACAGCCGGACCGTCACCGTGCCGGTGACCAGTGGGGTCAGCGCGATCATCATGCCGGACGGGACGATCACACAGCGGACGGGCATGTTCGTGCCCGACTCGCTGGTCCAGAAGGTGCCGCTGCGCTCCACCGAGACGCCCGCCACGCGGCTCGGCATCCTCCCGGAGATCGCGTTGCTGCTGGTCGCCGCAGGCGGTGTCGGCTGGGCGATCGGCGCCAGGATGCGCGCACGACGCGCCGGTGACGCCTAGCGGTACGCCGATCGCACGCCCTCGGAACCCGCCGGGGGCGCCGCCATAGGCCCGTTAGGGTCGGGTCCATGGCTACTCCTGACTTCATTCGTACGATCCGGGCCTCTGCCGGCCACCAGCTGCTGTGGCTGCCGGGCGTCAGCGCCGTCGTCTTCGACGACCAGGGACGGGTCCTGCTGGGGCAGCGCGCCGACAACGGCAAGTGGACGGTCATCAACGGCATCCCGGACCCGGGGGAGCAGCCCGCCGCTGCCGCCGTGCGGGAGGTGTACGAGGAGACGGGTGTCCGATGCGTCGCCGAGCGGGTCGTCCTCATCAGGTCCGGGGGCGAGGTCACCTATCCCAACGGTGACACCTGCCAGTTCATGGACATCACCTTCCGCTGCCGGGCCGTCGGCGGCGAGGCGCGCGTGAACGACGACGAGTCCCTGGAGGTGGGATGGTTCGAGGTGGACGCGTTGCCCGCGATGGACGAACGTCAGCTGTTCCGGATCAAGCAGTCGCAGTGCGATGAACCCACGTGGTTCGAGCCTATGACCTCGGACTGAAGTATGGGTTGTGGCCATATGTGGTCAGGCGAGGGCGCTGCCTAGGGTCGAGCCATGACCCCGCCCAGCATTCTTCCCGCGCAAGGCTCGTCGTCGCCTTCTCCGCTCGACCTCGGCGGCCGCACCGCCCTGGTCACCGGCGCCGCGGGCGGCATCGGCCGCTCCTGCGCGCTACGGCTCGCGGGCGCGGGAGCCAAGGTGAGAGCGGTCGACCGGGACGCCGCGGGACTGGAAGAGCTCGCGGAGATGAGCCGGGGGCTCGCGGGCGCCGTCGAGCCGCATGTCCTGGATCTGACCGACCTGGACGCGGCCGAACTCGCCGCCGCCGGCACCGACATCCTCGTCAACAACGCAGGGTTGCAACTCGTGCGCCCCATCGAGGAGTTCCCGCCGGAGGTCTTCCACACGGTGCTCACCGTGATGCTGGAGGCACCGTTCCGGCTCATCCGTGGCGCCCTGCCCCATATGTACGGGCAGGGCTGGGGTCGCATCGTCAATGTGTCCTCCGTCCATGGGCTGCGCGCCTCGGCCTTCAAGTCGGCCTATGTGGCCGCCAAGCATGGTCTGGAGGGGCTCTCCAAGACCGCCGCCCTGGAAGGCGCACCCCACGGCGTCACCTCCAACTGTGTGAACCCCGCCTATGTGCGCACCCCACTGGTCGAGAAGCAACTCGCCGACCAGGCCCAGGCGCACGGCATTCCCGAGGAGCGGGTGCTGACCGAGGTGCTGCTGCAGGACAGCGCGGTCAAGCGGCTCATCGAACCGGAGGAGGTCGCCGAGGCCGTGGCGTATCTGTGCAGCCCGTCGGCGTCCTTCGTGACCGGTACCTCACTCGTGCTCGACGGTGGCTGGACGGCGCACTGATCGGGCGGGGCCGGCGGAATCCGAGTTATCCACAGGGCTGACGGGGTGGCGATGCGATGAGCAATCCTGTCGGCATGTCCCGCGATCACGTGCACCCCGACCAGCGTTCCGCCACCGATGCCGGAGCGCCCCCGAGCAGCGCCGAGACTCCTTTCCTCGAACTGCTGGCCCGGGGCGCGTCCGCCGACGCCTACGAGCAGCCGGTGCTGCTCGCCCGCGCCGAGGGCAGAGCCACCGAGCGGATCGCCGCGCTCGAGCAGGCCAAGCTGCTCGCGCTGCGGGTGCGCTCCGAGCTGGAAGGGCGGCGCAGGCGCGAGGCCGAACTGTCGGCCCTCTTCGAGACGGCCCATGACCTGGCCGGGCTCCGGGACCTGGACGCCGTACTGCAGGCGATCGTGCAGCGTGCCCGGTCGCTGCTCGGCACGGACGTCGCCTACCTCAGCCTGAACGACCCGGCCAGGGGCGACACCTACATGAGGGTGACCGAGGGCTCGGTCGCCGCCCGCTTCCAGCAACTGCGGCTCGGCATGGGGAGGGCCTCGGCGGACTGGTCGCGCAGACCGCCCGCCCCTATGTCACCGACGACTACTTCAAGGACGAGCGCTTCCAGCACACCCTCGCCATCGACTCCGGCGTGCGGGACGAGGGGCTGGTCGCCATTCTCGGGGTGCCGCTCATGCTGGGACACCATGTGATCGGTGTCCTCTTCGCGGCGGACCGGCGCGCCCGGGTCTTCGAGCGGGAGCAGATCGCGCTGCTCGGCTCCTTCGCCGCCCTCGCCGCGGCGGCCATCGACACCGCGAACCTGCTCACCGAGACCCGCTCGGCCCTCGCGGAGCTGGAGCGGGCCAACGAGATCATCCGTGACCGCAGCGGAGTCATCGAACGGGCCTCGGAGGTGCACGACAGGCTCGCCGAGCTCGTGCTGCGCGGCGGCGGTGTCCACGACGTGGCCGCCGCCGTCTCCGAAGTCCTCGACGGCACGGTCGAGTTCGAGGAGGCCACCGCCGTCCCCGCCGGGGCCCTGGAGAT comes from the Streptomyces sp. NBC_00443 genome and includes:
- a CDS encoding glutamate racemase; translated protein: MKIALMDSGIGLLAATAAVRRLRPDADLVLSLDPDGMPWGPRTPEDLTQRAVAVADAAAAHRPDVLIIGCNTASVHALPTVRARLEPAIPVIGTVPAIKPAAAGGGPVAIWATPATTGSPYQRGLIKDFADGVTVTEVPCFGLAEAVEHADQTAIEAAVAAAAALTPEDVTTVVLGCTHYELVSDRIRAAVQRPGFPPLVLHGSAGAVAAQALRRLGEQPAPTAEANGTLTVLLSGREGTLPEPALAYDEGRLLRAISPAR
- a CDS encoding O-antigen ligase family protein codes for the protein MTSAAGPDEDDDRRNVSDATGVVVLGACAAWSLISAAVHDGRPEGVLLAILAVSAGYAAGRISGALLPVAAPCAGALAGVSLTLAVPHLSPGPRIDVPLGHAGATAAVLTLSAGAACCAAWTASAPALRLGLRALAAGIAVTAAVLGSTSGFVACCAVVLCSLAAGHLRHRGVGIAGLALGATAVTGLTWTVASNVAPDGLAAWLEGQLTRHRIELWHDAAHLAGRDPVLGAGPGRFGELSTTAGETLPSDGKPHSALLQQAAEQGVIGVLLLAAAFCWMLFALWRTARPTPVALTAGAALTALAAIAAVGNALSFTTVSVGAGLLAGLATARPIAGVPSPRELNAPARGERPIS
- the lnt gene encoding apolipoprotein N-acyltransferase, with translation MTVTATSVGESDQLEPQIATASRAARLARRLVPALAAALSGVLLYVSFPPRTLWWLALPAFAVFGWVLRGRSWKAAFGLGYLFGLGFLLPLLVWTGVEVGPGPWLALVVIEAIFVALVGVGVAAVSKLPGWPVWAAALWIAGEAARARAPFNGFPWGKIAFGQAEGVFLPLAAVGGTPVLGFAVVLCGFGLYEVVRLAVQAQRTRAVQRSAAAVALLSVAVPVVGAVAARPLVSDKAEDGTATVAVIQGNVPRAGLDFNAQRRAVLDYHARETERLAAEVKAGKADRPDFVLWPENSSDIDPFANADARAVIDTAAKAIGAPISVGGVVERDGKLLNEQILWDPVKGPGDTYDKRQIQPFGEYLPLRSLVGAINENWTSMVRKDFSRGSEPGVFTMDGAKVGLVTCYEAAFDWTVRSEVVDGAQMISVPSNNATFDRSEMTYQQLAMSRVRAVEHSRTVTVPVTSGVSAIIMPDGTITQRTGMFVPDSLVQKVPLRSTETPATRLGILPEIALLLVAAGGVGWAIGARMRARRAGDA
- a CDS encoding NUDIX hydrolase yields the protein MATPDFIRTIRASAGHQLLWLPGVSAVVFDDQGRVLLGQRADNGKWTVINGIPDPGEQPAAAAVREVYEETGVRCVAERVVLIRSGGEVTYPNGDTCQFMDITFRCRAVGGEARVNDDESLEVGWFEVDALPAMDERQLFRIKQSQCDEPTWFEPMTSD
- a CDS encoding 3-hydroxybutyrate dehydrogenase, with the protein product MTPPSILPAQGSSSPSPLDLGGRTALVTGAAGGIGRSCALRLAGAGAKVRAVDRDAAGLEELAEMSRGLAGAVEPHVLDLTDLDAAELAAAGTDILVNNAGLQLVRPIEEFPPEVFHTVLTVMLEAPFRLIRGALPHMYGQGWGRIVNVSSVHGLRASAFKSAYVAAKHGLEGLSKTAALEGAPHGVTSNCVNPAYVRTPLVEKQLADQAQAHGIPEERVLTEVLLQDSAVKRLIEPEEVAEAVAYLCSPSASFVTGTSLVLDGGWTAH